In Papaver somniferum cultivar HN1 chromosome 1, ASM357369v1, whole genome shotgun sequence, a genomic segment contains:
- the LOC113311753 gene encoding glucan 1,3-beta-glucosidase A-like isoform X3 has product MLDGTQVQFKSVSLNKYVTAQDGGGQSVSVDRDVPSSWETFRLWRVSESDFQFRTLKGQFLSCDGVGASVTATSELPSSTETFHIERNNNNRVHIKLSSGTYLQVSSKNELTADYPGVPGWDDNAATFEMTIVANILHGDYQLANGYGHDKAKEVLSKHRSSYIRPEDFQFLYEHGINTVRIPVGWWIAEDPNPPAPYIGGSLASLDDAFSWAQTYNMKCIIDLHAAPGSQNGMEHSSSRDGSTDWPTSPAYISQSLDVIDFLASRYGNHPALLGIELLNEPSASGVSLDILVSYYSKGYQIVRNHSSTAYVIVCQRIGNADPLELYHANIGLSNVVVDLHYYNLFDNFFSNMSTSENIQFVHKSRETQVESLNAANGPLVFVGEWVNEWSVANGSQMDYQEFGRAQLDVYDTASFGWAYWTLKNDRNHWDLEWNIRNNYLQLGQKSLPAWGYGYLDAGGLPNKQMQSYFLLLVSACSYLYLRQIL; this is encoded by the exons ATGCTT GATGGAACACAGGTTCAGTTCAAATCGGTGAGCTTAAATAAGTATGTGACTGCACAGGATGGGGGAGGTCAAAGTGTCAGTGTAGATAGAGACGTTCCATCATCTTGGGAAACATTCAGA TTATGGAGAGTATCTGAATCGGATTTTCAGTTTCGCACTCTAAAGGGACAGTTTCTATCTTGTGATGGAGTAGGGGCATCTGTCACTGCAACATCAGAGTTACCATCTTCAACAGAAACATTTCACATTGAAAGGAATAACAATAACAGAGTTCATATTAAACTTTCCAGCGGGACATATCTGCAG GTGTCTTCTAAAAATGAGCTCACAGCAGACTATCCAGGGGTCCCAGGATGGGATGATAATGCAGCCAcatttgaaatgacaattgtggCTAATATCTTGCACGGGGATTATCAGCTTGCCAATGGATATGGACATGATAAGGCGAAAGAAGTGCTTAGT AAACATAGAAGTAGCTATATCAGACCAGAAGACTTTCAGTTTCTTTACGAACACGGAATAAACACAGTGAGAATTCCTGTTGGCTGGTGGATTGCAGAGGATCCGAATCCACCTGCTCCTTACATTGGGGGAAGTTTGGCATCTCTAGATGATGCATTCTCCTGGGCACA GACGTATAACATGAAATGCATTATTGACCTCCATGCAGCTCCTGGTTCCCAAAATGGGATGGAGCACAGTTCCAGTCGAGATGGTTCTACTGACTGGCCGACATCTCCAGCATACATCTCTCAAAGCCTTGATGTTATTGATTTCCTAGCTTCCAG GTACGGAAACCATCCTGCTCTATTGGGGATTGAACTTTTGAATGAACCATCTGCTTCTGGCGTTTCTCTTGATATTTTGGTCTCGTACTACTCAAAGGGATACCAAATAGTGAGAAACCATTCATCTACAGCTTATGTAATAGTGTGCCAGAGGATTGGCAATGCAGACCCGCTAGAGCTTTATCATGCCAACATTGGTTTATCAAACGTTGTGGTGGATTTGCACTACTATAATCTTTTTGATAATTTCTTCTCTAATATGAGCACGTCGGAGAATATTCAGTTCGTACATAAAAGCAGGGAAACTCAAGTGGAATCCTTAAATGCTGCTAATGGGCCACTAGTttttgttg GGGAGTGGGTGAATGAATGGAGCGTCGCCAATGGGTCTCAGATGGATTATCAAGAATTCGGTAGAGCACAATTGGATGTGTATGATACAGCTTCTTTTGGATGGGCATATTGGACACTCAAGAATGATAGGAATCACTGGGATTTGGAGTGGAACATCAGGAACAATTACTTACAGTTAG
- the LOC113311753 gene encoding probable glucan 1,3-beta-glucosidase A isoform X1: MEFVFCRWVLLAFLLFSRAHSALGVDGLNGDTKVRGVNLGGWLVLEGWIKPSLFDGIPNGDMLDGTQVQFKSVSLNKYVTAQDGGGQSVSVDRDVPSSWETFRLWRVSESDFQFRTLKGQFLSCDGVGASVTATSELPSSTETFHIERNNNNRVHIKLSSGTYLQVSSKNELTADYPGVPGWDDNAATFEMTIVANILHGDYQLANGYGHDKAKEVLSKHRSSYIRPEDFQFLYEHGINTVRIPVGWWIAEDPNPPAPYIGGSLASLDDAFSWAQTYNMKCIIDLHAAPGSQNGMEHSSSRDGSTDWPTSPAYISQSLDVIDFLASRYGNHPALLGIELLNEPSASGVSLDILVSYYSKGYQIVRNHSSTAYVIVCQRIGNADPLELYHANIGLSNVVVDLHYYNLFDNFFSNMSTSENIQFVHKSRETQVESLNAANGPLVFVGEWVNEWSVANGSQMDYQEFGRAQLDVYDTASFGWAYWTLKNDRNHWDLEWNIRNNYLQLGQKSLPAWGYGYLDAGGLPNKQMQSYFLLLVSACSYLYLRQIL, encoded by the exons ATGGAATTTGTTTTCTGCAGATGGGTTTTACTTGCATTTCTTCTCTTTTCCAGAGCACACTCAG CTTTGGGTGTGGATGGATTGAATGGTGACACTAAAGTAAGAGGTGTGAACTTAGGTGGATGGTTAGTTCTTGAAGGATGGATTAAACCTTCACTATTTGATGGCATTCCCAATGGAGATATGCTT GATGGAACACAGGTTCAGTTCAAATCGGTGAGCTTAAATAAGTATGTGACTGCACAGGATGGGGGAGGTCAAAGTGTCAGTGTAGATAGAGACGTTCCATCATCTTGGGAAACATTCAGA TTATGGAGAGTATCTGAATCGGATTTTCAGTTTCGCACTCTAAAGGGACAGTTTCTATCTTGTGATGGAGTAGGGGCATCTGTCACTGCAACATCAGAGTTACCATCTTCAACAGAAACATTTCACATTGAAAGGAATAACAATAACAGAGTTCATATTAAACTTTCCAGCGGGACATATCTGCAG GTGTCTTCTAAAAATGAGCTCACAGCAGACTATCCAGGGGTCCCAGGATGGGATGATAATGCAGCCAcatttgaaatgacaattgtggCTAATATCTTGCACGGGGATTATCAGCTTGCCAATGGATATGGACATGATAAGGCGAAAGAAGTGCTTAGT AAACATAGAAGTAGCTATATCAGACCAGAAGACTTTCAGTTTCTTTACGAACACGGAATAAACACAGTGAGAATTCCTGTTGGCTGGTGGATTGCAGAGGATCCGAATCCACCTGCTCCTTACATTGGGGGAAGTTTGGCATCTCTAGATGATGCATTCTCCTGGGCACA GACGTATAACATGAAATGCATTATTGACCTCCATGCAGCTCCTGGTTCCCAAAATGGGATGGAGCACAGTTCCAGTCGAGATGGTTCTACTGACTGGCCGACATCTCCAGCATACATCTCTCAAAGCCTTGATGTTATTGATTTCCTAGCTTCCAG GTACGGAAACCATCCTGCTCTATTGGGGATTGAACTTTTGAATGAACCATCTGCTTCTGGCGTTTCTCTTGATATTTTGGTCTCGTACTACTCAAAGGGATACCAAATAGTGAGAAACCATTCATCTACAGCTTATGTAATAGTGTGCCAGAGGATTGGCAATGCAGACCCGCTAGAGCTTTATCATGCCAACATTGGTTTATCAAACGTTGTGGTGGATTTGCACTACTATAATCTTTTTGATAATTTCTTCTCTAATATGAGCACGTCGGAGAATATTCAGTTCGTACATAAAAGCAGGGAAACTCAAGTGGAATCCTTAAATGCTGCTAATGGGCCACTAGTttttgttg GGGAGTGGGTGAATGAATGGAGCGTCGCCAATGGGTCTCAGATGGATTATCAAGAATTCGGTAGAGCACAATTGGATGTGTATGATACAGCTTCTTTTGGATGGGCATATTGGACACTCAAGAATGATAGGAATCACTGGGATTTGGAGTGGAACATCAGGAACAATTACTTACAGTTAG
- the LOC113311753 gene encoding glucan 1,3-beta-glucosidase A-like isoform X2, producing the protein MEFVFCRWVLLAFLLFSRAHSALGVDGLNGDTKVRGVNLGGWLVLEGWIKPSLFDGIPNGDMLDGTQVQFKSVSLNKYVTAQDGGGQSVSVDRDVPSSWETFRLWRVSESDFQFRTLKGQFLSCDGVGASVTATSELPSSTETFHIERNNNNRVHIKLSSGTYLQVSSKNELTADYPGVPGWDDNAATFEMTIVANILHGDYQLANGYGHDKAKEVLSKHRSSYIRPEDFQFLYEHGINTVRIPVGWWIAEDPNPPAPYIGGSLASLDDAFSWAQTYNMKCIIDLHAAPGSQNGMEHSSSRDGSTDWPTSPAYISQSLDVIDFLASRYGNHPALLGIELLNEPSASGVSLDILVSYYSKGYQIVRNHSSTAYVIVCQRIGNADPLELYHANIGLSNVVVDLHYYNLFDNFFSNMSTSENIQFVHKSRETQVESLNAANGPLVFVGEWVNEWSVANGSQMDYQEFGRAQLDVYDTASFGWAYWTLKNDRNHWDLEWNIRNNYLQPKIFTGMGLWIS; encoded by the exons ATGGAATTTGTTTTCTGCAGATGGGTTTTACTTGCATTTCTTCTCTTTTCCAGAGCACACTCAG CTTTGGGTGTGGATGGATTGAATGGTGACACTAAAGTAAGAGGTGTGAACTTAGGTGGATGGTTAGTTCTTGAAGGATGGATTAAACCTTCACTATTTGATGGCATTCCCAATGGAGATATGCTT GATGGAACACAGGTTCAGTTCAAATCGGTGAGCTTAAATAAGTATGTGACTGCACAGGATGGGGGAGGTCAAAGTGTCAGTGTAGATAGAGACGTTCCATCATCTTGGGAAACATTCAGA TTATGGAGAGTATCTGAATCGGATTTTCAGTTTCGCACTCTAAAGGGACAGTTTCTATCTTGTGATGGAGTAGGGGCATCTGTCACTGCAACATCAGAGTTACCATCTTCAACAGAAACATTTCACATTGAAAGGAATAACAATAACAGAGTTCATATTAAACTTTCCAGCGGGACATATCTGCAG GTGTCTTCTAAAAATGAGCTCACAGCAGACTATCCAGGGGTCCCAGGATGGGATGATAATGCAGCCAcatttgaaatgacaattgtggCTAATATCTTGCACGGGGATTATCAGCTTGCCAATGGATATGGACATGATAAGGCGAAAGAAGTGCTTAGT AAACATAGAAGTAGCTATATCAGACCAGAAGACTTTCAGTTTCTTTACGAACACGGAATAAACACAGTGAGAATTCCTGTTGGCTGGTGGATTGCAGAGGATCCGAATCCACCTGCTCCTTACATTGGGGGAAGTTTGGCATCTCTAGATGATGCATTCTCCTGGGCACA GACGTATAACATGAAATGCATTATTGACCTCCATGCAGCTCCTGGTTCCCAAAATGGGATGGAGCACAGTTCCAGTCGAGATGGTTCTACTGACTGGCCGACATCTCCAGCATACATCTCTCAAAGCCTTGATGTTATTGATTTCCTAGCTTCCAG GTACGGAAACCATCCTGCTCTATTGGGGATTGAACTTTTGAATGAACCATCTGCTTCTGGCGTTTCTCTTGATATTTTGGTCTCGTACTACTCAAAGGGATACCAAATAGTGAGAAACCATTCATCTACAGCTTATGTAATAGTGTGCCAGAGGATTGGCAATGCAGACCCGCTAGAGCTTTATCATGCCAACATTGGTTTATCAAACGTTGTGGTGGATTTGCACTACTATAATCTTTTTGATAATTTCTTCTCTAATATGAGCACGTCGGAGAATATTCAGTTCGTACATAAAAGCAGGGAAACTCAAGTGGAATCCTTAAATGCTGCTAATGGGCCACTAGTttttgttg GGGAGTGGGTGAATGAATGGAGCGTCGCCAATGGGTCTCAGATGGATTATCAAGAATTCGGTAGAGCACAATTGGATGTGTATGATACAGCTTCTTTTGGATGGGCATATTGGACACTCAAGAATGATAGGAATCACTGGGATTTGGAGTGGAACATCAGGAACAATTACTTACA